The Punica granatum isolate Tunisia-2019 chromosome 4, ASM765513v2, whole genome shotgun sequence genome has a window encoding:
- the LOC116202894 gene encoding F-box protein SNE translates to MTTDKQEKRRPPFCINDHTDILVEVLKRLDGRSLCAAACVCRLWRALADADSVWEHLCLRRVPSLPSSSPGVRPVVSALGGYRRLYMLCVRHLLTRLSNDPGSRWRASSAWDELQLSLSLFCVDYYERLGGRFGDSAASSSLMFLCKPVNV, encoded by the coding sequence ATGACGACAGACAAGCAAGAGAAGAGGAGGCCGCCGTTCTGCATCAACGACCACACCGACATCCTCGTCGAGGTCCTCAAGCGCCTCGACGGCCGCTCCCTATGCGCCGCCGCCTGCGTCTGCCGCCTCTGGCGCGCCCTCGCCGACGCCGACTCCGTCTGGGAGCACCTCTGCCTCCGCCGAGTCCCCTCCctcccctcctcctcccccgGCGTACGCCCCGTCGTCTCCGCCCTCGGCGGCTACCGCCGCCTCTACATGCTATGCGTCCGCCACCTCCTCACCCGGCTCAGTAACGACCCTGGCAGCAGGTGGCGGGCATCGTCGGCCTGGGACGAGCTGCAGCTCTCGCTGTCCCTCTTCTGCGTCGACTACTACGAGCGGCTCGGTGGCCGGTTCGGCGACAGCGCGGCGTCTTCTTCACTCATGTTTCTCTGCAAGCCCGTGAACGTATGA